Proteins from one Salinispora arenicola genomic window:
- a CDS encoding Rv3235 family protein, with the protein MSDVRRPEPARPPVRLRPAPSIDPPYAEDDPAHWPIDGQLTLDLSKAARDPLPRPPGRRRGPGSAGPRRSPAPLPATALVTATPEATRIAHRFVITCLEMLNGYRPPRQVRPLLDPARAAELMRELARATARSGPVRRRSTRPGTRLRRLRVCEPRAAVVEAAAVLTGPAGWTWAMAIRLEHRRGSWLCTALHIL; encoded by the coding sequence ATGTCTGACGTCCGCCGCCCCGAGCCGGCCCGTCCCCCCGTCCGACTTCGCCCGGCACCATCGATCGACCCGCCCTACGCCGAGGACGACCCGGCCCACTGGCCGATCGACGGCCAACTCACGCTCGACCTGTCCAAGGCGGCCCGGGATCCACTACCCCGCCCACCCGGCCGGCGCCGCGGGCCCGGATCGGCCGGGCCGCGCCGTTCACCAGCCCCGCTTCCCGCCACGGCGCTGGTCACCGCCACGCCGGAGGCAACCAGGATCGCGCACCGATTCGTCATCACCTGCCTGGAAATGCTCAACGGCTATCGACCGCCCCGCCAGGTGCGCCCACTACTCGACCCGGCTCGGGCAGCCGAGCTGATGCGCGAGCTGGCCCGGGCAACCGCCCGCTCGGGGCCCGTGCGACGCCGCTCCACCCGACCCGGCACGCGCCTACGCCGGCTACGGGTGTGCGAGCCGCGAGCTGCGGTCGTCGAGGCAGCCGCCGTGCTGACCGGACCAGCCGGCTGGACGTGGGCGATGGCCATCCGCCTCGAACACCGCCGCGGCAGCTGGCTCTGCACCGCCCTGCACATCCTGTGA
- a CDS encoding helix-turn-helix domain-containing protein, whose protein sequence is MAEPRFLLLSEVAAELNVSDSQVYHMVRSGELPAIKIGGRGQWRVERVRLEEYIDHKYTETAEWVRDNPLAERESE, encoded by the coding sequence GTGGCGGAGCCCAGGTTCCTGCTGCTGTCCGAGGTCGCCGCCGAGCTGAACGTGTCAGACTCGCAGGTCTACCACATGGTACGCAGCGGCGAGCTGCCGGCGATCAAGATCGGCGGGCGCGGTCAGTGGCGGGTGGAGCGCGTGCGGCTGGAGGAGTACATCGACCACAAGTACACGGAGACCGCCGAGTGGGTACGCGACAACCCGCTCGCGGAACGTGAATCCGAGTAG
- a CDS encoding PadR family transcriptional regulator gives MADSGVNPTAAALLGLLHEGPMTGGQLMAAAERRLAPYWSMTRSQVYRELPVLADKGLVRLGKPGPRMSQPYAITAAGKRVFSKWLTEEPGRDTIRNPIALRIAFGNLHSASQLKSLQAAANEYHTEALARVREQVKNAKKEGETYDASALEFAVAYHKAALSWLKSAPVG, from the coding sequence ATGGCGGATTCCGGAGTCAACCCCACGGCGGCGGCCCTACTCGGGCTGCTCCACGAGGGCCCGATGACAGGTGGCCAACTGATGGCCGCCGCCGAGCGCCGGCTGGCGCCGTACTGGTCAATGACCCGCAGTCAGGTCTACCGTGAATTGCCCGTGCTGGCCGATAAGGGGCTGGTTCGGCTCGGTAAGCCGGGGCCGCGGATGAGCCAGCCGTATGCGATTACAGCTGCTGGGAAACGGGTCTTTTCCAAATGGTTGACGGAAGAGCCGGGCCGGGACACGATCCGTAACCCGATCGCGCTGCGGATCGCCTTCGGTAACCTGCACTCGGCCAGTCAGCTCAAGAGCCTCCAAGCGGCTGCGAACGAGTACCACACGGAGGCCCTGGCCCGGGTTCGGGAGCAGGTTAAGAACGCGAAAAAAGAGGGCGAGACGTACGACGCCAGCGCTCTGGAGTTCGCCGTCGCCTACCACAAGGCCGCCCTGTCCTGGCTCAAGTCTGCCCCGGTCGGCTGA
- the secA gene encoding preprotein translocase subunit SecA produces the protein MSILEKVLRAGEGRLVRRLKAIAAAVNSIEDDYVNLTDDELRGMTAQLRERLADGETLDDLLPEAFAVCREGAARVLGQRPYDVQVMGGAALHFGNIAEMKTGEGKTLTSVMPVYLNALSGKGVHVITVNDYLAERDAAWMGRVHEFLGLTVGVVLPNRPATEHRAAYECDITYGTNNEFGFDYLRDNMAWSREDLVQRGHNFAVVDEVDSILIDEARTPLIISGPAEHSARWYGEFAAVVARLQSGTDGEGDYEVDYAKRTVAVTERGVAKVEDRLGIDNLYESVNTPLVGYLNNAIKAKELFKRDKNYIVSEGEVLIVDEFTGRILHGRRYNEGMHQAIEAKEGVEIKQENQTLATITLQNYFRLYEKLAGMTGTAQTEAGEFNKVYNVGVVTIPTHRPMIREDRSDVIYKTEKAKFNAVVEDIVERHQAGQPVLVGTVSVENSEVLSQLLRRRGIPHSVLNAKFHAREAEIVAQAGRKGAVTVATNMAGRGTDILLGGNPEFLAANELRQRGLDPAEHEEEYAKAMEEVLPTWKHACDAEAEEVTSVGGLYVLGTERHESRRIDNQLRGRSGRQGDPGESRFYLSLQDELMKRFRSGAVEAVMERFNIPEDVPIESKMVTRQIKTAQAQIESQNAEIRKNVLKYDEVMNKQRQVIYAERLRVLNGEDLSDQVRNMIDDVVEAYVRGATAEGYAEDWDFDQLWSSLKQLYPVGITIEEMEEEAGGSRASIDVDFLLSRLKEDAHAAYGRREEQLGEEGVRQLERMVLLQVIDRKWREHLYEMDYLQEGISLRAYAQRDPVVEYQREGFDMFATMMDGIKEETVGFLYNLDVQVEEPEPAADEVKLLEKPVEVRAKGLGRAPQQQGLQYSAPTIDGEAGRGSPSIERADEAAPPAGRPAMSAPAGPGRTAPAAPRRAGGGSNGHAVAAGTARRAAPGQAESSNGPSRNAPCPCGSGRKYKRCHGSPNSSA, from the coding sequence CCGCCGCCGTCAACTCGATCGAGGACGACTACGTCAACCTCACCGACGACGAGCTGCGGGGGATGACCGCGCAACTCCGGGAGCGGCTGGCCGACGGCGAAACCCTCGACGACCTGCTGCCCGAGGCGTTCGCGGTATGTCGCGAGGGCGCCGCCCGGGTTCTTGGTCAGCGCCCGTACGACGTCCAGGTGATGGGTGGCGCGGCGCTGCACTTCGGCAACATCGCCGAGATGAAGACCGGTGAGGGTAAGACCCTTACCTCGGTCATGCCGGTCTACCTCAACGCGCTCTCCGGCAAGGGCGTGCACGTGATCACGGTCAACGACTACCTGGCCGAGCGCGATGCCGCCTGGATGGGCCGGGTGCACGAGTTCCTCGGGCTCACCGTCGGCGTGGTGCTGCCCAACCGGCCCGCCACCGAGCACCGCGCCGCCTACGAGTGTGACATCACCTACGGCACCAACAACGAGTTCGGCTTCGACTACCTGCGCGACAACATGGCCTGGTCGAGGGAGGACCTGGTCCAACGTGGCCACAACTTCGCGGTCGTGGACGAGGTCGACTCGATCCTGATCGACGAGGCCCGGACCCCGCTGATCATCTCCGGCCCGGCCGAACACTCGGCCCGCTGGTACGGCGAGTTCGCCGCGGTGGTCGCCCGCCTCCAGTCCGGCACGGACGGCGAGGGCGACTACGAGGTCGACTACGCCAAGCGCACGGTGGCCGTGACGGAACGGGGAGTTGCCAAGGTCGAGGACCGGCTCGGTATCGACAACCTCTACGAGTCGGTCAACACGCCGCTGGTCGGCTACCTGAACAACGCGATCAAGGCGAAGGAACTCTTCAAGCGCGACAAGAACTACATCGTCAGCGAGGGCGAGGTCCTGATCGTCGACGAGTTCACCGGTCGGATCCTGCACGGGCGTCGCTACAACGAGGGCATGCATCAGGCGATCGAGGCCAAGGAGGGGGTGGAGATCAAGCAGGAGAACCAGACTCTCGCCACCATCACCCTCCAGAACTACTTCCGGCTCTACGAGAAGCTCGCCGGCATGACCGGTACCGCACAGACTGAGGCGGGTGAGTTCAACAAGGTCTACAACGTCGGGGTGGTGACCATCCCGACCCACCGGCCGATGATCCGGGAGGACCGCTCCGACGTCATCTACAAGACCGAGAAGGCCAAGTTCAACGCGGTCGTCGAGGACATCGTCGAGCGGCACCAGGCCGGCCAGCCGGTACTCGTCGGTACCGTCTCGGTGGAGAACTCCGAGGTTCTCTCCCAGCTCCTGCGTCGCCGGGGCATCCCGCACTCGGTGCTGAACGCGAAGTTCCACGCGCGGGAGGCGGAGATCGTCGCCCAAGCCGGCCGTAAGGGCGCGGTCACGGTCGCCACCAACATGGCCGGCCGCGGCACCGACATTCTGCTCGGCGGCAATCCCGAGTTCCTCGCCGCCAACGAGCTGCGCCAGCGCGGACTTGACCCGGCGGAGCACGAGGAGGAGTACGCCAAGGCGATGGAGGAGGTGCTGCCCACGTGGAAGCACGCCTGCGACGCCGAGGCCGAGGAGGTCACCTCCGTCGGCGGGCTCTACGTGTTGGGCACTGAGCGGCACGAGTCCCGGCGCATCGACAACCAGCTGCGCGGCCGATCGGGTCGCCAGGGCGACCCAGGTGAGTCCCGGTTCTACCTGTCGCTGCAGGACGAGCTGATGAAGCGCTTCCGCTCCGGTGCCGTCGAGGCTGTCATGGAACGCTTCAACATCCCGGAGGACGTGCCCATCGAGTCGAAGATGGTCACCCGGCAGATCAAGACCGCGCAGGCGCAGATCGAGTCCCAGAACGCCGAGATCCGCAAGAATGTCCTCAAGTACGACGAGGTCATGAACAAGCAGCGTCAGGTGATCTACGCTGAGCGGCTGCGGGTGCTCAACGGTGAGGACCTGTCCGACCAGGTTCGGAACATGATCGACGATGTGGTCGAGGCATACGTGCGGGGAGCCACCGCCGAGGGCTACGCCGAGGACTGGGATTTCGACCAGCTCTGGTCCAGCCTCAAGCAGCTCTACCCCGTGGGCATCACCATCGAGGAGATGGAGGAGGAGGCCGGCGGCTCGAGGGCAAGCATCGACGTCGACTTCCTGCTCAGCCGTCTCAAGGAGGACGCACACGCCGCGTACGGTCGCCGTGAGGAACAGCTCGGTGAGGAGGGTGTCCGCCAGCTCGAGCGGATGGTTCTGCTCCAGGTGATCGACCGTAAGTGGCGAGAGCACCTCTACGAGATGGACTACCTCCAGGAGGGCATCAGCCTTCGGGCGTACGCCCAGCGGGATCCGGTGGTGGAGTACCAGCGCGAGGGCTTCGACATGTTCGCCACCATGATGGACGGCATCAAGGAGGAGACGGTTGGTTTCCTCTACAACCTCGACGTTCAGGTCGAGGAGCCGGAGCCGGCGGCCGACGAGGTCAAGTTGCTGGAGAAGCCGGTCGAGGTGCGGGCCAAGGGCCTTGGTCGGGCACCGCAGCAGCAGGGCCTGCAATACTCCGCGCCGACGATCGACGGCGAGGCGGGGCGCGGCTCACCCTCCATCGAACGTGCCGACGAGGCGGCCCCGCCCGCGGGCCGGCCCGCCATGTCCGCTCCGGCCGGTCCCGGGCGGACAGCCCCCGCCGCTCCCCGGCGGGCGGGTGGCGGTTCGAACGGTCACGCCGTCGCTGCCGGCACCGCCCGCCGGGCCGCACCGGGGCAGGCCGAGAGCAGCAATGGGCCGTCCCGCAACGCGCCGTGCCCATGTGGCTCCGGCCGTAAGTACAAGCGCTGTCACGGCTCCCCCAACAGCAGCGCCTGA
- a CDS encoding IS4 family transposase: MDEIAIARTVTVAAGPFAAGHLGELTRLVPFEMIDDVLAATRRTQRRVRLLPARVVVYLLLAGCLFADCGYRQVWAKLVAGLRGLPVADPSDSALRQARQRLGPAPLRALFDLLRGPAATSAVAAVRWRGLLPLVVDGTMIAVADSPANLGRYGKHRCNNGGSGYPTLRLSALLTCGTRSVIDAVFDPSTTGEITQAHRLTRSLPAGMLLLADRNYAAADLIGAFTATGADLLIRCKSGRKLPMTRRCRDGSWLSVIDGQPVRIIEARISITTTAGSHTGDYRLITTLLDPRRYPAADLVRLYHQRWEIETAYLELKSTILGGRVLRARTPDGVDQEIHALLIVYQVLRTAMVDATDSRPGLDPDRASFTTALHAARDQITQAAGIIADTVIDLVGAIGERVLTDLLPDRRIRFKARMIKRSNSRYQTRGPRIDRRTYKATTSIDVITNDP; this comes from the coding sequence GTGGATGAGATTGCCATAGCCCGGACGGTCACGGTAGCTGCCGGGCCGTTCGCGGCGGGTCACCTCGGTGAGCTGACCCGCCTCGTGCCGTTCGAGATGATCGATGACGTGCTGGCTGCGACCAGGCGCACACAGCGACGTGTCCGCCTGTTGCCGGCCCGGGTCGTGGTGTATCTGCTGCTGGCCGGCTGCCTGTTCGCCGATTGCGGCTACCGGCAGGTGTGGGCGAAACTCGTCGCCGGTCTGCGCGGGCTGCCAGTCGCCGATCCCAGCGACAGCGCGTTGCGGCAGGCCCGGCAACGACTCGGCCCGGCCCCACTGCGGGCCTTGTTCGACCTGCTGCGCGGCCCCGCGGCCACCAGCGCTGTCGCTGCGGTGCGATGGCGGGGACTGCTACCGCTCGTCGTCGACGGCACCATGATCGCTGTCGCGGACTCGCCGGCCAACCTGGGTCGCTACGGCAAACACCGGTGCAACAACGGCGGCTCCGGCTACCCCACACTGCGGCTGAGCGCGCTACTGACATGCGGCACCCGCTCAGTCATCGACGCCGTGTTCGACCCGAGCACCACCGGCGAGATCACCCAAGCCCACCGGCTGACCCGCAGCCTGCCCGCCGGAATGCTGCTGCTGGCCGACCGCAACTACGCCGCCGCCGACCTAATCGGCGCGTTCACCGCCACCGGAGCGGACCTGCTGATCCGCTGCAAGAGCGGCCGGAAACTCCCGATGACCCGCCGCTGTCGAGACGGATCCTGGCTGTCGGTCATCGACGGCCAGCCGGTGAGGATCATCGAGGCCCGGATCAGCATCACCACCACGGCCGGCAGCCACACCGGCGACTACAGGCTCATCACCACCCTGCTCGACCCACGTCGCTACCCCGCCGCCGACCTCGTCCGCCTCTACCACCAGCGGTGGGAAATCGAGACCGCCTACCTGGAACTGAAGTCCACCATCCTCGGCGGCCGGGTGCTGCGCGCCCGCACCCCCGACGGCGTCGACCAGGAGATCCACGCCCTGCTCATCGTCTACCAGGTGCTGCGCACCGCCATGGTCGACGCCACCGACAGCCGGCCCGGCCTCGACCCGGACCGGGCCAGCTTCACCACCGCCCTGCACGCCGCCCGCGACCAGATCACCCAGGCCGCCGGCATCATCGCCGACACCGTCATCGACCTGGTCGGCGCCATCGGTGAACGCGTCCTGACGGACCTGCTGCCCGACCGTCGCATCCGATTCAAGGCCCGCATGATCAAACGCTCGAACTCCAGGTACCAGACCCGCGGACCCCGGATCGACCGCCGAACCTACAAGGCCACCACCAGCATCGACGTCATCACCAACGACCCTTGA
- a CDS encoding DUF6912 family protein, translating to MTDKHVRVYVPATVPMLSLLRGAGLPAASAHAVTPALREWYAEGDEEELEYVAFTRAAQDALQLLQADSAAPRRRVVVSVDLPATTVGRGDGDLGSSTVELTGRVPVAAVAAIHVDGVDAAKDVTAAAATVNEALAGDADAQFTVDAAEDHELEWYDVTELDQLLDQS from the coding sequence GTGACCGATAAGCATGTCCGGGTGTATGTCCCGGCGACCGTCCCGATGCTGAGCCTGCTGCGGGGTGCCGGGCTACCCGCGGCTTCCGCGCACGCGGTCACCCCGGCCCTGCGCGAGTGGTACGCCGAGGGGGACGAGGAGGAACTGGAGTACGTCGCGTTCACCCGGGCCGCCCAGGACGCGCTCCAACTACTACAGGCCGATTCCGCTGCCCCGCGCCGCCGCGTCGTCGTCTCGGTCGACCTGCCGGCCACTACGGTCGGCCGTGGCGACGGTGACCTGGGATCCAGCACGGTCGAGCTGACCGGCCGGGTGCCGGTGGCGGCGGTGGCCGCCATCCACGTCGACGGGGTGGACGCGGCCAAGGACGTCACCGCCGCGGCCGCGACAGTGAACGAGGCGCTCGCCGGTGACGCGGACGCGCAGTTCACCGTCGACGCTGCCGAGGACCACGAACTGGAGTGGTACGACGTTACGGAGCTGGACCAGCTCCTCGACCAGAGCTAG
- the pruA gene encoding L-glutamate gamma-semialdehyde dehydrogenase: MDAVFSVPEPRNEPVRPYEPGNIDRDRLQRRLVELANDRIDLPMTIAGEQRMAGGASIDVVQPHRHAHVLGVTAHATHDDARAAVKAAKDAAPGWRALPFAERAAIFLRAADLLSGPWRDTLNAATMLGQSKTALQAEIDSACELIDFLRFNVHFARRLIAEQPLSSPGTWNRFDHRPLEGFVYAITPFNFTAIAGNLPSAPALLGSTVVWKPAPTQQFAAHFTMRLFEAAGLPPGVINMVTGRGEEVSDVVLADPDLAGIHFTGSTKVFQQLWRTVGENIAQYRGYPRLVGETGGKDFVVAHASADVDALHTALIRGAYEFQGQKCSAASRAYVPRSLWVGGLRDRLAATTEALTYGDVTDFSNFGGAVIDAKAYARHTAALELISADDSCRVVAGGTADDSVGYFVRPTLFECTDAAHETFTTEYFGPILGVHVFDDARFDEVVAQAESIAPYALTGAIFANDRQVVDQVAERMRYAAGNFYINDKPTGAVVGQQPFGGARASGTNDKAGSWQNLVRWMSPRTIKETFVPPTDHTYPHMY, translated from the coding sequence ATGGACGCCGTGTTCTCCGTGCCCGAGCCCCGCAACGAGCCGGTACGCCCCTACGAGCCGGGGAACATCGACCGCGACCGGCTCCAACGGCGGCTGGTCGAACTGGCCAACGACCGGATCGACCTACCGATGACCATCGCGGGCGAGCAGCGGATGGCCGGCGGTGCGTCAATCGACGTGGTGCAGCCGCACCGGCACGCGCACGTGCTGGGGGTCACCGCCCACGCCACCCACGACGACGCACGGGCAGCAGTGAAGGCTGCCAAGGACGCCGCGCCGGGGTGGCGGGCGCTGCCGTTCGCGGAGCGGGCAGCGATCTTCCTGCGCGCCGCTGACCTGCTCAGCGGGCCCTGGCGGGACACGCTGAACGCCGCCACGATGCTCGGCCAGTCGAAGACCGCGCTCCAAGCGGAGATCGACTCGGCCTGTGAGCTCATCGACTTCCTTCGGTTCAACGTGCACTTCGCCCGCCGGCTCATTGCCGAACAGCCACTCTCCTCGCCGGGCACATGGAACCGGTTCGACCACCGTCCGCTCGAGGGCTTCGTCTACGCGATCACCCCGTTCAACTTCACCGCGATCGCCGGCAATCTGCCCTCGGCGCCGGCCCTGCTCGGCAGCACGGTGGTATGGAAGCCGGCCCCGACCCAGCAGTTCGCCGCGCACTTCACGATGCGGCTGTTCGAGGCGGCGGGCCTGCCCCCAGGCGTGATCAACATGGTCACCGGCCGGGGCGAGGAGGTCTCCGACGTGGTGCTGGCCGACCCGGACCTGGCCGGCATCCACTTCACCGGCTCCACGAAGGTCTTCCAACAGCTCTGGCGTACGGTCGGCGAGAACATCGCCCAGTACAGGGGCTATCCGCGGCTGGTCGGCGAGACCGGCGGCAAGGACTTCGTGGTCGCGCACGCCAGCGCTGATGTGGACGCGCTGCACACTGCCCTGATCCGCGGCGCGTACGAGTTCCAGGGCCAGAAGTGCTCCGCGGCCTCCCGCGCGTATGTTCCGCGGTCACTCTGGGTAGGTGGGCTACGCGACCGGCTTGCCGCCACCACAGAGGCCCTCACCTACGGTGACGTCACCGACTTCAGCAACTTCGGCGGCGCCGTCATCGACGCCAAGGCGTACGCCCGGCACACCGCCGCCCTGGAACTGATCTCGGCGGACGACAGTTGCCGGGTCGTCGCCGGTGGTACCGCCGACGACTCGGTCGGCTACTTCGTCCGGCCGACGCTCTTCGAGTGCACCGACGCGGCGCACGAGACGTTCACCACCGAGTACTTCGGCCCGATCCTCGGCGTGCACGTCTTCGACGACGCCCGCTTCGACGAGGTGGTCGCACAGGCCGAGTCGATCGCGCCGTACGCGTTGACTGGTGCAATCTTCGCGAATGACCGCCAGGTGGTCGACCAGGTCGCCGAGCGGATGCGGTACGCGGCCGGCAACTTCTACATCAACGACAAGCCGACCGGTGCGGTGGTCGGGCAGCAGCCGTTCGGCGGTGCCCGCGCCAGTGGCACCAACGACAAGGCCGGTTCCTGGCAGAACCTGGTCCGGTGGATGTCGCCCCGCACGATCAAGGAGACGTTCGTTCCGCCGACCGACCACACCTATCCCCACATGTACTGA